One genomic window of Danio rerio strain Tuebingen ecotype United States chromosome 24, GRCz12tu, whole genome shotgun sequence includes the following:
- the LOC101884469 gene encoding uncharacterized protein isoform X1 — protein sequence MASTHEILHNSGLEQKQTVKGRLLSSQMLLVDGLYHLGPLLDCVISIGLLSRENCYEIEAERTPPNKARKLLEIVDAQMDESGASRFMECLRKCQKHYPRLRTWLTSEENQPAPVCIQQGPTGRKVPLFLMTYFCKCLHPTLLSFLHAERHVQARFGVLSSRLGCSALPVSYDLFSSGILTQLELEKIEAILIPTQQAQTLLSICLKKGERACKSFYAALQNEDKQLAEELNVNSVVEDHNKETEGSIVQIAVEETRGHLRAALPLSGGLQQVMAHLGLTEDVEIRFNVCEVGVAMGLPRRTVREYLLEGVSIEDSAQLEALVSLYMEKTKDKDRLLSRVAELSPQWVQLSERGCLLLRLLQQAETLLRSGIHSHLHSWDHLHDQDHLRSWDHLCPDDSTDQRTVWAIFSFLIWDCMAEVLEEPEAKPSGGILGMMEQLSASGRIEGPLLQEIEQCWTEGDAESLLQSVRVLAQVLKDLHPHQEGLQLSSSVEGLFSCRPSRLHRVTSFQGVSSRVIRKALSSMVPSTSDHDATLLARQYLEACVRIARLLEVVQPTRTTIDFSNAKVAAVTQHVRFVLSNPAFNSESFDAGIRHRLLSVLEFNPANLGIGSLMQLHQETLSDLQSYLQLGEHHNFQFILESVRIIGPAKLFSASRVHGPVAIDNGVEEILRFITSEPTSFLVRLHCLCYEEGRGRFKVCVPRCACIYLLKAEGLRDMQWCGGDVLVEVGGKVWVREGEGVGWDELQALAQRHCAQIKDDGCCFKVKSVGLECEVKFIYRSGRLWAEPHRDCEVD from the exons ATGGCTTCCACACACGAGATACTCCACAATTCAg GACTAGAGCAGAAGCAGACAGTGAAGGGCCGTCTGCTGTCTTCACAGATGCTGCTGGTGGATGGTCTGTATCACCTCGGCCCACTGCTTGACTGTGTAATATCCATAGGGCTGCTCTCTAGAGAAAACTGTTACGAGATTGAAGCAGAGCGAACGCCCCCCAATAAAGCCCGAAAACTTCTAGAGATCGTTGACGCTCAGATGGATGAAAGTGGTGCCTCCAGATTCATGGAGTGTCTGAGAAAATGCCAGAAACATTACCCACGTCTACGAACCTGGCTGACTTCAGAAGAAA ATCAACCCGCACCAGTTTGTATTCAGCAAGGTCCAACAGGTAGGAAAGTACCATTATTTTTAATGACATATTTCTGTAAATGTCTCCATCCCACACTGTTGTCCTTTCTCCATGCAGAACGTCATGTTCAGGCCCGGTTTGGTGTTCTGTCCTCACGCCTGGGCTGTTCTGCTCTGCCGGTCTCATATGATCTTTTCTCCAGTGGCATTTTGACTCAGCTGGAGCTAGAGAAAATCGAAGCAATACTCATCCCAACCCAGCAAGCACAAACCCTGCTGTCTATCTGTCTGAAGAAAGGAGAAAGAGCGTGCAAGAGCTTTTACGCAGCCCTACAAAATGAGGACAAGCAGCTGGCTGAGGAACTTAATG TAAACAGTGTGGTGGAAGACCATAATAAAGAGACTGAAGGCAGCATCGTGCAGATAGcagtggaggaaaccagaggtcACTTGAGGGCAGCTTTACCTCTTTCAG GTGGCCTGCAGCAGGTCATGGCTCACCTAGGGTTGACTGAGGACGTTGAGATCAGATTTAACGTGTGTGAGGTGGGTGTGGCGATGGGTTTGCCGCGTCGGACGGTCAGAGAGTATCTTCTGGAAGGGGTCAGCATAGAAGACTCCGCTCAGCTGGAGGCTCTGGTGTCCCTCTATATGGAGAAGACAAAAGATAAAGACAGGCTATTGAGCAGAGTGGCAGAACTCAGCCCTCAGT gggtccaactctctgaGAGGGGCTGTCTGCTGCTGAGGCTGCTGCAACAGGCCGAGACCCTCCTCCGCAGCGGGATCCACAGCCACCTGCACAGCTGGGATCACCTGCATGACCAGGACCACTTGCGCAGCTGGGACCACCTGTGTCCTGATGACAGCACGGATCAGCGGACAGTGTGGGCCATCTTCAGCTTTCTGATATGGGACTGCATGGCAGAAGTTCTGGAGGAGCCCGAGGCCAAGCCAAGCGGAGGAATCCTGGGAATGATGGAGCAGCTGAGCGCCAGCGGCCGGATCGAAGGCCCTCTTCTGCAGGAGATCGAGCAGTGCTGGACTGAAGGAGACGCTGAGAGTCTCCTGCAGAGCGTTCGAGTGCTCGCTCAGGTGCTGAAGGACCTGCATCCCCATCAGGAAGGCCTCCAGCTGTCCTCTTCAGTGGAAGGCTTGTTTTCCTGCAGGCCAAGCAGGCTGCACCGGGTCACTTCCTTCCAGGGCGTGTCTTCACGGGTCATCCGGAAAGCTCTGAGCAGCATGGTTCCATCCACCTCGGACCATGATGCAACTCTTTTAGCAAGACAGTATTTGGAGGCGTGTGTTCGTATTGCACGCCTTTTAGAAGTTGTGCAGCCCACGAGAACCACTATTGATTTCTCAAACGCCAAAGTTGCTGCAGTAACCCAGCATGTTCGGTTTGTTCTGTCAAATCCTGCTTTTAACTCGGAGTCCTTCGATGCTGGAATCCGACATCGTTTGCTTTCAGTGTTGGAGTTCAATCCTGCCAATCTAGGCATAGGCTCTCTCATGCAGCTGCACCAGGAGACCCTTTCCGACTTGCAGAGCTACCTACAACTCGGCGAGCATCACAACTTTCAGTTTATTCTCGAATCAGTGAGGATAATTGGTCCCGCGAAGCTTTTTTCTGCGAGTAGGGTTCATGGGCCTGTCGCTATCGATAATGGGGTGGAAGAAATCCTTCGCTTCATCACTTCAGAACCTACCTCATTTTTAGTTCGACTGCATTGTCTTTGTTATGAAGAGGGGAGGGGGCGTTTTAAGGTGTGTGTGCCACGTTGTGCGTGTATATATTTGCTCAAAGCTGAAGGTCTGCGGGATATGCAGTGGTGCGGAGGGGATGTTCTGGTGGAGGTCGGTGGGAAAGTGTGGGTGAGAGAGGGGGAAGGTGTGGGCTGGGATGAGCTGCAGGCTCTAGCTCAGAGACACTGCGCTCAGATTAAGGATGACGGCTGCTGCTTTAAGGTCAAGAGCGTTGGGTTGGAGTGTGAGGTCAAGTTTATATACAGGAGTGGAAGGCTGTGGGCTGAGCCGCATAGAGATTGTGAAGTGGATTGA
- the LOC101884469 gene encoding uncharacterized protein isoform X2, translating to MASTHEILHNSGLEQKQTVKGRLLSSQMLLVDGLYHLGPLLDCVISIGLLSRENCYEIEAERTPPNKARKLLEIVDAQMDESGASRFMECLRKCQKHYPRLRTWLTSEENQPAPVCIQQGPTERHVQARFGVLSSRLGCSALPVSYDLFSSGILTQLELEKIEAILIPTQQAQTLLSICLKKGERACKSFYAALQNEDKQLAEELNVNSVVEDHNKETEGSIVQIAVEETRGHLRAALPLSGGLQQVMAHLGLTEDVEIRFNVCEVGVAMGLPRRTVREYLLEGVSIEDSAQLEALVSLYMEKTKDKDRLLSRVAELSPQWVQLSERGCLLLRLLQQAETLLRSGIHSHLHSWDHLHDQDHLRSWDHLCPDDSTDQRTVWAIFSFLIWDCMAEVLEEPEAKPSGGILGMMEQLSASGRIEGPLLQEIEQCWTEGDAESLLQSVRVLAQVLKDLHPHQEGLQLSSSVEGLFSCRPSRLHRVTSFQGVSSRVIRKALSSMVPSTSDHDATLLARQYLEACVRIARLLEVVQPTRTTIDFSNAKVAAVTQHVRFVLSNPAFNSESFDAGIRHRLLSVLEFNPANLGIGSLMQLHQETLSDLQSYLQLGEHHNFQFILESVRIIGPAKLFSASRVHGPVAIDNGVEEILRFITSEPTSFLVRLHCLCYEEGRGRFKVCVPRCACIYLLKAEGLRDMQWCGGDVLVEVGGKVWVREGEGVGWDELQALAQRHCAQIKDDGCCFKVKSVGLECEVKFIYRSGRLWAEPHRDCEVD from the exons ATGGCTTCCACACACGAGATACTCCACAATTCAg GACTAGAGCAGAAGCAGACAGTGAAGGGCCGTCTGCTGTCTTCACAGATGCTGCTGGTGGATGGTCTGTATCACCTCGGCCCACTGCTTGACTGTGTAATATCCATAGGGCTGCTCTCTAGAGAAAACTGTTACGAGATTGAAGCAGAGCGAACGCCCCCCAATAAAGCCCGAAAACTTCTAGAGATCGTTGACGCTCAGATGGATGAAAGTGGTGCCTCCAGATTCATGGAGTGTCTGAGAAAATGCCAGAAACATTACCCACGTCTACGAACCTGGCTGACTTCAGAAGAAA ATCAACCCGCACCAGTTTGTATTCAGCAAGGTCCAACAG AACGTCATGTTCAGGCCCGGTTTGGTGTTCTGTCCTCACGCCTGGGCTGTTCTGCTCTGCCGGTCTCATATGATCTTTTCTCCAGTGGCATTTTGACTCAGCTGGAGCTAGAGAAAATCGAAGCAATACTCATCCCAACCCAGCAAGCACAAACCCTGCTGTCTATCTGTCTGAAGAAAGGAGAAAGAGCGTGCAAGAGCTTTTACGCAGCCCTACAAAATGAGGACAAGCAGCTGGCTGAGGAACTTAATG TAAACAGTGTGGTGGAAGACCATAATAAAGAGACTGAAGGCAGCATCGTGCAGATAGcagtggaggaaaccagaggtcACTTGAGGGCAGCTTTACCTCTTTCAG GTGGCCTGCAGCAGGTCATGGCTCACCTAGGGTTGACTGAGGACGTTGAGATCAGATTTAACGTGTGTGAGGTGGGTGTGGCGATGGGTTTGCCGCGTCGGACGGTCAGAGAGTATCTTCTGGAAGGGGTCAGCATAGAAGACTCCGCTCAGCTGGAGGCTCTGGTGTCCCTCTATATGGAGAAGACAAAAGATAAAGACAGGCTATTGAGCAGAGTGGCAGAACTCAGCCCTCAGT gggtccaactctctgaGAGGGGCTGTCTGCTGCTGAGGCTGCTGCAACAGGCCGAGACCCTCCTCCGCAGCGGGATCCACAGCCACCTGCACAGCTGGGATCACCTGCATGACCAGGACCACTTGCGCAGCTGGGACCACCTGTGTCCTGATGACAGCACGGATCAGCGGACAGTGTGGGCCATCTTCAGCTTTCTGATATGGGACTGCATGGCAGAAGTTCTGGAGGAGCCCGAGGCCAAGCCAAGCGGAGGAATCCTGGGAATGATGGAGCAGCTGAGCGCCAGCGGCCGGATCGAAGGCCCTCTTCTGCAGGAGATCGAGCAGTGCTGGACTGAAGGAGACGCTGAGAGTCTCCTGCAGAGCGTTCGAGTGCTCGCTCAGGTGCTGAAGGACCTGCATCCCCATCAGGAAGGCCTCCAGCTGTCCTCTTCAGTGGAAGGCTTGTTTTCCTGCAGGCCAAGCAGGCTGCACCGGGTCACTTCCTTCCAGGGCGTGTCTTCACGGGTCATCCGGAAAGCTCTGAGCAGCATGGTTCCATCCACCTCGGACCATGATGCAACTCTTTTAGCAAGACAGTATTTGGAGGCGTGTGTTCGTATTGCACGCCTTTTAGAAGTTGTGCAGCCCACGAGAACCACTATTGATTTCTCAAACGCCAAAGTTGCTGCAGTAACCCAGCATGTTCGGTTTGTTCTGTCAAATCCTGCTTTTAACTCGGAGTCCTTCGATGCTGGAATCCGACATCGTTTGCTTTCAGTGTTGGAGTTCAATCCTGCCAATCTAGGCATAGGCTCTCTCATGCAGCTGCACCAGGAGACCCTTTCCGACTTGCAGAGCTACCTACAACTCGGCGAGCATCACAACTTTCAGTTTATTCTCGAATCAGTGAGGATAATTGGTCCCGCGAAGCTTTTTTCTGCGAGTAGGGTTCATGGGCCTGTCGCTATCGATAATGGGGTGGAAGAAATCCTTCGCTTCATCACTTCAGAACCTACCTCATTTTTAGTTCGACTGCATTGTCTTTGTTATGAAGAGGGGAGGGGGCGTTTTAAGGTGTGTGTGCCACGTTGTGCGTGTATATATTTGCTCAAAGCTGAAGGTCTGCGGGATATGCAGTGGTGCGGAGGGGATGTTCTGGTGGAGGTCGGTGGGAAAGTGTGGGTGAGAGAGGGGGAAGGTGTGGGCTGGGATGAGCTGCAGGCTCTAGCTCAGAGACACTGCGCTCAGATTAAGGATGACGGCTGCTGCTTTAAGGTCAAGAGCGTTGGGTTGGAGTGTGAGGTCAAGTTTATATACAGGAGTGGAAGGCTGTGGGCTGAGCCGCATAGAGATTGTGAAGTGGATTGA
- the spice1 gene encoding spindle and centriole-associated protein 1 isoform X1: MSLVRINRPFYCAGKRPIRTRKVSAPKKEWVSTVNDLSVHKATPEELARRHEMHRSQNRVVAQWELKEKTLTRRRRKNQPLSPPGLDRARRDIIREVFSDHCQLQDVIARSDRALAVVKDLFGDAPRRRTGFPSITVAPDCDSDSELPVHQKLDPPTQLSLLSQSMMDQQALNELEEHEEECDEVQDASVHLKSVMHRKRNKCRPKSFPRGSDNHEQDLPQKPCTTGVREDYAALNATVAVEQLKSRQTHPGVNQSTSFVDQFLNPEPASSQHGVKNRSVQASRGRSAHTSAMNSSGLHSLAGNQSSLELLQSMLEQVETELDSLDKQNPQSSETRPQQQRPGLTGFSVALLTTLRRLTSHIKKRDEESLRETRERRRLEDEVKEQRALIDALTVETLTLREESAALQARLQLQISDLEQRLNAVNLIAGRPDSAEPHRTVQIIDNTTQRSSHLESEKDLQRQDFVSAAVLLSPPRQQDGHPHAAFRPHPHAASQLNSGSCAATGSQGSLEDFDISISPSSFASLPRPAHLLDDLSQDAMLEEIAELTRQNAAIRAQLVQQRPSPAGASVSRELSAETFSTTSSVCRQTPHCTELQQTLQPVSAERPSAMEIEQKLQELNRQSAEARAKLLELIEQQKQSTSIRASPAISPVPPPSSSTLTVKGFNPEPFLTLPERSHSPQLSASMQRSAGRVSPHNSENGEIPENQVEKLKRDGWFALSAHVK, translated from the exons ATGTCTTTAGTGCGCATAAACCGTCCTTTCTATTGTGCTGGTAAAAGACCCATACGAACCAGAAAAGTGTCTGCACCAAAGAAAGAATGGGTG agCACAGTCAATGATCTTTCAGTGCACAAAGCCACACCAGAGGAGCTG GCTCGACGTCATGAGATGCACAGGTCTCAGAACAGAGTTGTTGCACAGTGGGAATTAAAAGAAAAGACTCTAACACGTAGACGGAGGAAGAACCAGCCCCTGAGTCCTCCAGGACTTGATAGAGCCAGGCGAGACATCATCAGAGAG GTGTTTTCAGATCACTGTCAGCTGCAGGATGTCATTGCGCGATCAGACAGAGCTTTGGCTGTAGTGAAAGACCTTTTTGGCGATGCACCTCGTAGACGCACAG GATTCCCCAGCATTACCGTGGCACCTGACTGTGACTCTGACTCTGAGCTTCCTGTTCATCAAAAACTTGATCCTCCAACACAGCTGTCATTGCTCAGCCAGTCTATGATGGATCAGCAG GCCCTCAATGAGTTGGAGGAGCATGAAGAAGAATGTGATGAAGTCCAGGATGCTTCTGTGCACCTCAAATCTGTGATGCACAG GAAAAGAAATAAATGTAGGCCAAAGTCTTTTCCAAGAGGCTCAGATAATCATGAGCAAGATCTACCCCAGAAACCATGCACTACAGGAGTCAGAGAAGACTACGCAG ccCTCAATGCTACAGTGGCTGTAGAACAGCTCAAATCTAGACAGACTCATCCGGGTGTTAACCAGTCTACCTCATTTGTTGATCAGTTTCTAAACCCAGAGCCTGCTTCCTCTCAACACG GTGTTAAGAACAGGTCAGTTCaagccagcagagggcgctcagcACATACATCTGCTATGAACAGCTCAGGGTTACACTCTCTGGCAGGAAACCAGTCTAGTCTGGAGCTTCTGCAGAGCATGCTTGAGCAGGTGGAGACTGAGCTGGACTCTCTAGACAAGCAGAATCCTCAAAGCTCAGAAACCAGACCTCAGCAGCAAAGACCAGGCCTCACTGGCTTTTCTGTGGCTCTACTGACAACACTCAGGCGTCTGACCAGCCATATCAAAAAA AGAGACGAGGAGTCTTTGAGGGAGACACGGGAGAGAAGAAGGCTTGAAGACGAGGTAAAGGAGCAGCGAGCTCTGATTGATGCGCTGACTGTGGAGACGCTGACGCTAAGAGAGGAGAGCGCCGCCCTGCAG GCGAGGTTGCAGCTGCAGATCTCTGATCTAGAACAGCGACTAAATGCTGTTAACCTGATAGCGGGAAGACCAGATTCTGCAGAACCTCACAGAACAGTGCAAATCATAGACAACACAACTCAAA GAAGCAGTCATCTGGAATCTGAAAAGGATCTACAGCGACAGGACTTTGTCTCCGCAGCTGTGCTGCTCTCTCCTCCTCGCCAACAAGATGGTCATCCTCATGCAG CGTTTCGTCCACATCCGCATGCAGCCTCACAGCTCAACAGCGGCTCCTGTGCTGCAACAGGAAGTCAGGGTTCACTGGAGGACTTTGACATCTCCATCTCTCCTTCCTCCTTCGCTAGTCTACCACGACCCGCTCATTTGCTGGACGATCTCTCCCAGGATGCCATGCTGGAGGAGATTGCCGAACTGACTCGACAGAATGCTGCCATAAGGGCTCAGTTGGTGCAGCAGCGTCCATCTCCAGCTGGAGCTTCAGTGTCCAGAGAGCTGAGTGCAGAAACGTTCTCCACAACCAGCTCTGTGTGCAGACAAACACCACACTGTACAGAGCTACAGCAAACACTGCAG CCTGTTTCTGCAGAAAGACCTTCAGCAATGGAGATTGAACAGAAATTACAGGAACTGAACCGCCAAAGTGCTGAAGCAAGAGCTAAACTGCTAGAGCTGATTGAGCAACAGAAACAGAGCACATCCATCAGAGCTTCTCCTGCCATCTCTCCTGTTCCTCCTCCCTCCAGCAGCACTCTCACag TTAAAGGATTCAATCCAGAGCCATTTTTGACACTTCCTGAGAGAAGCCATTCACCACAACTCAGTGCGAGCATGCAAAG GTCAGCTGGAAGAGTCTCACCACACAACTCTGAAAATGGGGAAATCCCAGAGAATCAG GTGGAAAAGCTGAAAAGAGATGGCTGGTTTGCATTGTCAGCTCATGTCAAATAA
- the spice1 gene encoding spindle and centriole-associated protein 1 (The RefSeq protein has 12 substitutions compared to this genomic sequence), with the protein MSLVRINRPFYCAGKRPIRTRKVSAPKKEWVSTVNDLSVHKATPEELARRHEMHRSQNRVVAQWELKEKTLTRRRRKNQPLSPPGLDRARRDIIREVSSDHCQLQDVIARSDRALAVVKDLFGDAPRRRTGFPSITVAPDCDSDSELPVHQKPDPPTQLSLLSQSMMDQQALNELEEHEEECDEVQDASVHLKSVMHRKRNKCRPKSFPRGSDNHEQDLPQKPCTTGVRKDHAALNATVAVEQLKSRQTHPGVNQSTSFVNQFLNPEPASSQHGVKNRSVQASRGRSAHTSAMNSSGLHSLAGNQSSLELLQSMLEQVETELDSLDKQNPQSSETRPQQQRPGLTGFSVALLTTLRRLTSHIKKRDEETLRETRERRRLEDEVKEQRALIDALTVETLTLREESAALQARLQLQISDLEQRLNAVNLIAERPDSAEPHRTVQIIDNTTQRSRHLESEKDLQRQDFVSAAVLLSPPRQRDGHPHAAFRPHPHAASQLNSGSCAATGSQGSLEDFDISISPSSFASLPRPAHLLDDLSQDAMLEEIAELTRQNAAIRAQLVQQRPSPAGASVSRELSAETFSTTSSVCRQTPHCTELQQTLQPVSAERPSAMEIEQKLQELNRQSAEARAKLLELIEQQKQSTSIRVSPAISPVPPPSSSTLTVKGFNPEPFLTLPERSHSPHLSASMQRSAGKVSPHNSENGEIPENQVEKLKRDGWFALSAHVK; encoded by the exons ATGTCTTTAGTGCGCATAAACCGTCCTTTCTATTGTGCTGGTAAAAGACCCATACGAACCAGAAAAGTGTCTGCACCAAAGAAAGAATGGGTG agCACAGTCAATGATCTTTCAGTGCACAAAGCCACACCAGAGGAGCTG GCTCGACGTCATGAGATGCACAGGTCTCAGAACAGAGTTGTTGCACAGTGGGAATTAAAAGAAAAGACTCTAACACGTAGACGGAGGAAGAACCAGCCCCTGAGTCCTCCAGGACTTGATAGAGCCAGGCGAGACATCATCAGAGAG GTGTTTTCAGATCACTGTCAGCTGCAGGATGTCATTGCGCGATCAGACAGAGCTTTGGCTGTAGTGAAAGACCTTTTTGGCGATGCACCTCGTAGACGCACAG GATTCCCCAGCATTACCGTGGCACCTGACTGTGACTCTGACTCTGAGCTTCCTGTTCATCAAAAACTTGATCCTCCAACACAGCTGTCATTGCTCAGCCAGTCTATGATGGATCAGCAG GCCCTCAATGAGTTGGAGGAGCATGAAGAAGAATGTGATGAAGTCCAGGATGCTTCTGTGCACCTCAAATCTGTGATGCACAG GAAAAGAAATAAATGTAGGCCAAAGTCTTTTCCAAGAGGCTCAGATAATCATGAGCAAGATCTACCCCAGAAACCATGCACTACAGGAGTCAGAGAAGACTACGCAG ccCTCAATGCTACAGTGGCTGTAGAACAGCTCAAATCTAGACAGACTCATCCGGGTGTTAACCAGTCTACCTCATTTGTTGATCAGTTTCTAAACCCAGAGCCTGCTTCCTCTCAACACG GTGTTAAGAACAGGTCAGTTCaagccagcagagggcgctcagcACATACATCTGCTATGAACAGCTCAGGGTTACACTCTCTGGCAGGAAACCAGTCTAGTCTGGAGCTTCTGCAGAGCATGCTTGAGCAGGTGGAGACTGAGCTGGACTCTCTAGACAAGCAGAATCCTCAAAGCTCAGAAACCAGACCTCAGCAGCAAAGACCAGGCCTCACTGGCTTTTCTGTGGCTCTACTGACAACACTCAGGCGTCTGACCAGCCATATCAAAAAA AGAGACGAGGAGTCTTTGAGGGAGACACGGGAGAGAAGAAGGCTTGAAGACGAGGTAAAGGAGCAGCGAGCTCTGATTGATGCGCTGACTGTGGAGACGCTGACGCTAAGAGAGGAGAGCGCCGCCCTGCAG GCGAGGTTGCAGCTGCAGATCTCTGATCTAGAACAGCGACTAAATGCTGTTAACCTGATAGCGGGAAGACCAGATTCTGCAGAACCTCACAGAACAGTGCAAATCATAGACAACACAACTCAAA GAAGCAGTCATCTGGAATCTGAAAAGGATCTACAGCGACAGGACTTTGTCTCCGCAGCTGTGCTGCTCTCTCCTCCTCGCCAACAAGATGGTCATCCTCATGCAG CGTTTCGTCCACATCCGCATGCAGCCTCACAGCTCAACAGCGGCTCCTGTGCTGCAACAGGAAGTCAGGGTTCACTGGAGGACTTTGACATCTCCATCTCTCCTTCCTCCTTCGCTAGTCTACCACGACCCGCTCATTTGCTGGACGATCTCTCCCAGGATGCCATGCTGGAGGAGATTGCCGAACTGACTCGACAGAATGCTGCCATAAGGGCTCAGTTGGTGCAGCAGCGTCCATCTCCAGCTGGAGCTTCAGTGTCCAGAGAGCTGAGTGCAGAAACGTTCTCCACAACCAGCTCTGTGTGCAGACAAACACCACACTGTACAGAGCTACAGCAAACACTGCAG CCTGTTTCTGCAGAAAGACCTTCAGCAATGGAGATTGAACAGAAATTACAGGAACTGAACCGCCAAAGTGCTGAAGCAAGAGCTAAACTGCTAGAGCTGATTGAGCAACAGAAACAGAGCACATCCATCAGAGCTTCTCCTGCCATCTCTCCTGTTCCTCCTCCCTCCAGCAGCACTCTCACag TTAAAGGATTCAATCCAGAGCCATTTTTGACACTTCCTGAGAGAAGCCATTCACCACAACTCAGTGCGAGCATGCAAAG GTCAGCTGGAAGAGTCTCACCACACAACTCTGAAAATGGGGAAATCCCAGAGAATCAG GTGGAAAAGCTGAAAAGAGATGGCTGGTTTGCATTGTCAGCTCATGTCAAATAA